From Algoriphagus sp. NG3, the proteins below share one genomic window:
- a CDS encoding TonB-dependent receptor domain-containing protein codes for MKNQSTNTLMKGLLVLVLLVLSQVFAGFVFAQNGTIRGTIYEEVTGEPLYGVSVLVKETSTGAVTDFDGKYEIKVAPGIYTLQVSYISFSSIHISEVEVKAGQVNVMSDLLMAEEASDLEAVTVSASAIRTTESALLSVKRNAANLIDGISASTFRQIGDGDAASAIKRVTGVSIEGGKYIFVRGLGDRYTKTVLNGVDIPGLDPDRNTIQMDIFPTNVIDNIIVSKSFTADLPADFTGGVVDIETKDFPEEKSMRLSLSGGINPSMHFNSNYLKYDGGNTDFLGFDDGTRAIPTDGRTDIPQYGDAVGNPNGPKGLEYQEILGNFNKTLGGYRSNSLMDFGVSFSLGNQFVKSRGTWGYNFALTYKNETEFYQDAEYNLYAKPREANLTELEPLERQRGDFGVNNVLLGGLAGIAYKTTNSKFKLNLMHLQNGESKAGQFNFVNTNLGANFEATQYNLEYSQRGLTSILLAGTHFINGNEWEINWKLAPTRSTIADPDIRFTRFREPTNTVSTEVGLPARIWRDLEEYSIVGKGDISKNISLFARQGKVKFGGNYVFKQRDFTIQSFQFATGNTQFTGDPNEILLDENLFSGENRNGVRYNADFIPINPNAYNSIATNMAGYASLEANPADKLKAIVGLRVEKFNQYYTGTNQTGTIDYDLVTVMDDLDFFPTVNLIYNLKDNQNLRASASRTIARPSFKELSYAEILDPITGRTFIGGLYPETTNGGTEVLWDGNLVSTRVNNFDLRWEAFQEKGQMLSVSAFYKTFEKPIEMVQFLADPGTFQPRNVGNGTVAGLEFEFRKSLKFIAPSLENFTWNTNVTLTKSEIQMSESEFRSRELSAREGQVIDDKRDMAGQAPYLINTGLSYNSFTTGWEAGLFYNVQGSSLQYVGFGNRTDTYSVPFNSLNLNINKSFGADERIQAGFGVQNILNAKREYVFRSYEAQDQIFSSLSPGTRVNFKVSFAF; via the coding sequence ATGAAAAATCAATCTACCAATACACTTATGAAGGGACTTCTGGTTTTAGTTCTGCTGGTACTTTCACAGGTTTTTGCAGGCTTTGTCTTTGCCCAAAACGGAACGATCCGCGGGACAATCTATGAAGAAGTTACAGGAGAGCCCTTGTACGGTGTCTCTGTCCTAGTCAAAGAGACCTCCACAGGGGCGGTTACTGACTTTGATGGTAAATATGAAATCAAAGTAGCACCCGGAATATATACACTTCAGGTATCTTATATATCCTTTTCTTCGATCCACATTAGTGAAGTAGAAGTAAAAGCAGGTCAGGTCAACGTAATGAGTGATCTTTTGATGGCAGAAGAAGCTTCCGACTTGGAGGCAGTTACCGTTTCTGCTTCTGCGATACGTACTACAGAGTCTGCATTGCTATCTGTAAAACGAAATGCGGCCAATCTAATTGACGGTATCTCCGCAAGTACCTTCCGCCAGATCGGCGATGGGGATGCTGCATCTGCCATTAAGCGTGTGACGGGTGTTTCCATTGAGGGAGGCAAATATATTTTTGTAAGAGGGCTGGGAGACAGATATACCAAAACTGTACTTAATGGTGTGGATATTCCTGGACTTGATCCGGACAGGAATACCATACAGATGGATATCTTTCCTACCAATGTGATTGATAATATAATCGTCTCAAAATCCTTCACCGCTGACTTGCCTGCAGATTTTACCGGTGGTGTGGTAGATATAGAGACTAAGGATTTTCCTGAAGAAAAGTCCATGAGGCTGAGCTTGAGCGGAGGAATCAACCCTTCTATGCACTTCAACTCCAATTATTTGAAATACGATGGGGGAAACACAGATTTTTTGGGATTTGATGACGGTACGAGAGCTATTCCAACCGATGGAAGAACCGATATACCACAGTACGGAGATGCAGTAGGAAATCCAAATGGCCCAAAAGGGCTTGAATACCAAGAAATCTTGGGAAATTTCAACAAGACGCTTGGCGGATATAGATCAAACAGCCTGATGGATTTTGGTGTCAGCTTCTCATTGGGAAACCAATTTGTCAAATCCAGAGGAACATGGGGTTACAATTTCGCATTGACTTACAAAAATGAAACTGAATTCTATCAGGATGCAGAGTATAATTTATATGCTAAGCCCCGTGAGGCAAATCTTACTGAACTTGAGCCTCTCGAAAGACAGCGCGGTGACTTCGGGGTAAATAATGTCCTGCTCGGTGGGCTTGCGGGTATTGCCTATAAAACAACAAACTCCAAATTCAAATTGAACTTGATGCACCTGCAAAATGGTGAATCCAAAGCCGGTCAGTTTAACTTTGTCAACACGAACTTGGGGGCAAATTTCGAGGCCACACAATATAACCTGGAATATAGTCAAAGAGGTTTGACCAGTATATTGTTGGCAGGAACTCATTTTATCAATGGCAACGAATGGGAAATCAACTGGAAATTGGCTCCTACCAGATCTACCATAGCTGATCCGGACATTCGGTTTACAAGATTCAGAGAGCCGACCAATACCGTTTCCACGGAAGTTGGTCTTCCTGCAAGGATCTGGAGAGATCTTGAAGAATATAGTATAGTGGGTAAAGGCGACATTTCCAAAAACATCTCGCTTTTTGCCAGACAAGGGAAAGTGAAGTTTGGTGGAAATTATGTGTTCAAGCAGCGTGACTTTACTATTCAGAGCTTCCAATTTGCCACAGGAAATACCCAGTTCACCGGAGATCCTAATGAGATTTTGTTGGATGAAAATCTATTTTCGGGAGAGAACAGAAATGGGGTGAGATACAATGCTGACTTTATCCCCATCAACCCAAATGCTTATAATTCAATAGCTACCAATATGGCCGGTTATGCTTCCCTTGAAGCAAATCCTGCGGATAAATTAAAGGCAATTGTAGGGCTGAGAGTAGAGAAGTTCAATCAATACTATACAGGCACTAACCAGACCGGAACGATTGATTATGATTTGGTGACCGTAATGGATGACCTCGATTTCTTCCCAACTGTCAACTTGATTTACAATCTGAAAGATAACCAGAACCTGAGGGCTTCCGCATCCAGAACGATCGCCAGACCTTCTTTCAAAGAACTCTCTTATGCCGAGATTCTTGATCCTATTACAGGCAGGACGTTTATAGGAGGCCTTTATCCAGAAACTACCAATGGAGGAACAGAAGTTCTTTGGGATGGCAACTTGGTCTCTACCAGGGTAAACAACTTCGACCTAAGATGGGAGGCTTTTCAGGAGAAAGGGCAGATGCTGTCAGTAAGTGCATTCTACAAGACCTTTGAAAAGCCGATAGAAATGGTGCAGTTCCTTGCCGACCCAGGAACTTTCCAGCCTAGAAACGTAGGAAATGGAACCGTGGCAGGTCTGGAATTTGAATTCAGGAAATCTTTGAAATTCATAGCTCCAAGCTTGGAAAACTTCACTTGGAACACCAATGTGACCCTCACAAAATCTGAGATCCAAATGTCTGAATCGGAATTTAGATCAAGAGAACTCAGTGCCAGGGAAGGTCAGGTGATCGATGATAAAAGAGATATGGCTGGTCAAGCGCCTTATTTGATCAATACAGGGCTTAGCTACAATTCCTTCACCACAGGTTGGGAAGCAGGTTTATTCTACAATGTACAGGGATCATCCCTTCAGTACGTAGGTTTCGGTAACCGCACAGACACCTATTCTGTACCATTCAACAGCCTAAACTTGAATATCAACAAATCTTTTGGCGCTGATGAGCGTATTCAGGCAGGATTCGGTGTCCAGAATATTCTGAATGCCAAGAGAGAGTACGTCTTCAGATCATATGAAGCACAGGATCAGATATTCAGCAGTCTATCTCCTGGGACTAGGGTTAATTTCAAAGTTTCATTCGCTTTTTAA